In a genomic window of Longimicrobiaceae bacterium:
- a CDS encoding PmoA family protein, translating to MLLPACAPAAGSGRTLRAEQLEDRIRVTVDGELLTEYRYARDQKYPYFYPVVGPRSGQSVTTETSEPYPHHHSLFFGSDRVNGGNYWQDSLSRGQIVAQETRIVEAEGEEVVITQSNLWSRPGAESPFRDERTIRISSPSEDVNVIDFEITLVPLMDVRIEQTNHSLFSARMVPALSVDSGGTLVNSRGAKSEEGTFGQVAEWADYYGSRNGVVEGLAIFNHPANPWSPPPWFTRDYGFFSPTPFNWMEEGHLDFAEGEPLRLRYRVIVHGGTTEEARIADLYNDYAGGSE from the coding sequence TTGCTGCTCCCGGCGTGCGCGCCCGCTGCCGGCAGCGGCCGGACGCTTCGCGCCGAGCAGCTCGAGGATCGCATCCGCGTGACGGTCGACGGTGAGCTGCTCACCGAGTACCGATATGCCCGGGACCAGAAGTACCCTTACTTCTACCCGGTGGTCGGGCCGCGCAGCGGTCAGAGCGTCACCACCGAGACCTCCGAGCCTTACCCGCACCATCATTCGCTCTTCTTCGGATCCGACCGCGTCAACGGGGGCAACTACTGGCAGGACTCGCTGAGCCGCGGGCAGATCGTCGCACAGGAGACCCGGATCGTGGAGGCGGAGGGGGAAGAAGTCGTCATCACCCAGAGCAACCTCTGGAGCCGGCCGGGTGCTGAGTCGCCCTTCCGGGACGAGCGCACGATCCGGATCTCCAGTCCCAGCGAGGACGTCAACGTCATCGACTTCGAAATCACCCTCGTCCCCCTGATGGACGTTCGCATCGAGCAGACGAACCATTCGCTCTTCTCCGCCCGGATGGTACCCGCTCTGTCGGTGGACAGCGGGGGGACGCTGGTGAACTCGCGCGGAGCGAAAAGCGAGGAGGGGACTTTCGGGCAGGTGGCGGAGTGGGCCGACTATTACGGGTCGCGCAATGGGGTCGTTGAGGGATTGGCGATCTTCAACCACCCCGCGAACCCCTGGTCGCCGCCGCCGTGGTTCACACGCGATTACGGCTTCTTTTCTCCGACCCCCTTCAACTGGATGGAGGAAGGCCATCTCGATTTCGCCGAGGGAGAGCCGCTGCGTCTGCGTTACCGGGTGATCGTGCACGGCGGGACGACCGAGGAGGCTCGCATCGCCGATCTCTACAACGACTACGCGGGCGGGAGCGAATAG
- a CDS encoding DNA-formamidopyrimidine glycosylase family protein, producing MPEFPEISLYLHALEPRVVGEVLERVRIRSPSLLRTFDPPVSACEGKRVIGLRRIGKRIVFALEDDLFLVLHLMITGRLQWKSAGSAIPKKVGHAGLDFGSGTLLITEASSHKRASLHVLRGEEALAALDPGGIDPLAADRAEFDAALDRENHTLKRALTDPHLFSGIGNAHSDEILHRARLSPFQRTRDLDEEERQRLYEAVRTSLREWADRLIREAGDEFPTRVTAFHPAMAVHGRFRQPCPVCGTPVQRVVYADREFNYCPGCQTGGRLLRDRALSRLLGEDWPSRVEEIE from the coding sequence ATGCCTGAGTTCCCCGAGATCTCTCTGTACCTGCACGCTCTCGAGCCGCGGGTCGTGGGCGAGGTCCTGGAGCGCGTCCGCATTCGCTCGCCCTCCCTCCTGCGCACCTTCGACCCGCCGGTCTCGGCGTGCGAGGGGAAGCGCGTAATCGGGCTGCGGCGGATCGGCAAACGAATTGTCTTCGCGCTCGAGGACGACCTCTTCCTCGTCCTGCACCTGATGATCACGGGCCGCCTGCAGTGGAAGAGTGCCGGGTCGGCGATCCCGAAGAAGGTCGGTCATGCGGGGCTGGACTTCGGCTCGGGCACGCTGCTCATTACCGAGGCCTCCAGCCACAAGCGGGCCTCGCTGCACGTGCTCCGCGGAGAGGAGGCGCTGGCCGCGCTCGATCCCGGCGGAATCGATCCTCTCGCGGCCGATCGGGCGGAGTTCGACGCTGCGCTCGACCGGGAGAATCACACCCTCAAGCGGGCACTCACCGATCCGCATCTCTTCAGCGGCATCGGCAACGCGCACTCCGACGAGATCCTTCACCGCGCCCGCCTCTCTCCTTTTCAGCGAACGCGGGACCTCGACGAGGAGGAACGGCAACGCCTCTACGAAGCCGTTCGGACCTCGCTGCGAGAGTGGGCGGATCGGCTGATCCGGGAAGCGGGTGACGAGTTCCCCACCCGGGTCACCGCTTTCCATCCCGCCATGGCGGTACACGGGCGCTTCCGGCAGCCGTGCCCGGTCTGCGGCACCCCCGTGCAGCGCGTGGTCTACGCAGACAGAGAGTTCAACTACTGTCCGGGTTGCCAGACTGGCGGCCGGCTCCTGCGCGACCGGGCGCTGTCGCGCCTCCTGGGCGAGGATTGGCCGAGCCGGGTGGAGGAGATCGAGTGA
- a CDS encoding NIPSNAP family protein: MNRRDFLSASAVAGLAPFGGISAAAARQDERQYFEIRRYQAIPGPKQRAMGRFLGEVAIPAMNRAGVGPVGAFTVTYGENRPTIILLLVHPTLESVVTLRERLMADSEYRQAGAEVLDAPLGDPAFVRVESSLLRAFADMPRLEAPATAAERSPRIFELRRYESHNDAAALRKIEMFNERGGEIKIFRRTGLTPVFFGETVIGPRMPNLTYMLTFPDMAARDAAWSTFQNDPEWRRLSGDSYFADTVSNITDEILRPTQYSQI; this comes from the coding sequence ATGAATCGACGCGACTTCCTCAGCGCCTCCGCCGTGGCCGGTCTGGCGCCCTTCGGCGGGATCTCCGCCGCTGCAGCCCGACAGGACGAGCGCCAGTACTTCGAAATCCGCCGCTACCAGGCGATTCCCGGGCCCAAGCAACGGGCGATGGGAAGATTTCTGGGCGAGGTGGCCATTCCCGCCATGAACCGGGCGGGGGTCGGGCCGGTCGGGGCGTTCACGGTCACGTACGGTGAGAACCGTCCGACGATCATCCTCCTGCTCGTCCACCCGACGCTCGAGTCGGTGGTGACCCTGCGCGAGCGGCTCATGGCGGATAGCGAATACCGCCAGGCCGGAGCGGAGGTGCTGGATGCACCGCTCGGGGACCCCGCCTTCGTTCGCGTTGAAAGCTCCCTTCTGCGAGCCTTCGCGGACATGCCCCGGCTCGAGGCGCCCGCCACCGCGGCCGAGCGATCACCGCGGATCTTCGAGCTGCGCCGATACGAGAGCCATAACGACGCCGCGGCGCTACGGAAGATCGAGATGTTCAACGAGCGCGGAGGAGAGATCAAGATCTTCCGACGAACCGGTCTGACACCGGTCTTCTTCGGAGAGACCGTCATCGGCCCCAGGATGCCGAACCTGACCTACATGCTCACCTTCCCGGACATGGCCGCGCGTGACGCCGCCTGGTCCACCTTCCAGAACGATCCGGAGTGGCGTCGGCTCTCTGGCGATAGCTACTTCGCCGACACCGTCTCCAACATCACGGACGAGATCCTGCGGCCCACTCAGTACTCGCAGATCTAG
- a CDS encoding PVC-type heme-binding CxxCH protein: protein MLLRLLRLPLPAAAILVLLAAPLSGQSDRSIPIPALPDSTRSRILGEITPPAGFELTIFAAPPHLTYPTCLYPADGGVVYVCTDPNLLFGRERYLGRVLRFVDADGDGIAERYTVFADSLDSVRGITVVGDEVFLMHAPVLAAYRDSDGDGVADSRRVVVEGLGFGLDDRNGDHTANSLRLGLDGAIYVAVGDYGFLRATGTDGRQIYLHRGGVIRVRPDGTELEIVARGTRNIFDLALDSHLRIFTRDNNNNGQGWNSVFHYLPVGADAGYPSLFRNFREEIHPVLADYGAGAATTTLWLDEPSYPAPLSRGLLSADWALNRIFHHQVTPVGGTFRITQEEVMTVPRPVDAEVGPNGFLYVASLSGGSYDYAGEHVGYVVRLRPLSTPAPHPSLDDADEATLVNALLAPSQSRRLQAQRAILDRGATAGLRRRLEAAVSERDAPVAGRIAALFTLKQLTGPASHATLLRAAEDPALREAALRALVDRQSELGGVPPSLYLEALSDSSAAVRLQAIRGLSRLVPPEAAGALMRAAVDPDPTVAHVARNELAALGPAAVPAALNALDSGDPSARSAALQVLSRLHAPSVVTELARRCDGVDAEARVEILGGLARLYHREGFWDGAWWGNQPSTEGPYFAPVEWSESPRIRTRLLEGILEAEEEVRTSLLERFEREGVLPRESSTLLQVAAQANRKQYAELAELLLGGRELAPVALKRLAQLSSAQPALREAAVRVVTALPSPPLEAAPLLAEAAAANSLPAALRARALTAVTRTTPADHDRVTVAFAAVIPSLPDHPELLQAWRRYVGDRQRAEELDHFLALAAGGDENIRTLGFAVLVQVAALPRVDERIRDRARDAIAAGWKDAEAAAALQRAIRLMEAEDRYPEQLGGG, encoded by the coding sequence ATGCTTCTCCGCCTACTTCGCTTACCGCTGCCGGCGGCGGCGATTCTGGTCTTGCTCGCCGCTCCGCTGTCCGGGCAGAGTGACCGCTCGATCCCCATTCCTGCCCTTCCCGACTCCACCCGTTCGCGGATCCTCGGGGAAATCACGCCGCCGGCCGGCTTCGAGCTGACCATCTTCGCTGCACCGCCTCACCTCACCTACCCGACCTGTCTCTACCCGGCTGACGGAGGCGTCGTCTACGTCTGCACCGACCCCAACCTGCTCTTCGGGCGCGAGCGTTATCTGGGACGCGTGTTACGGTTCGTGGACGCGGACGGCGACGGCATTGCCGAGCGCTACACCGTCTTCGCGGACAGCCTCGACAGCGTGCGCGGGATCACCGTGGTGGGCGACGAGGTCTTCCTGATGCACGCCCCGGTGCTCGCCGCCTACCGGGACAGCGATGGCGACGGTGTCGCCGACTCCCGCCGGGTGGTGGTCGAGGGGCTGGGCTTCGGGCTCGATGACCGGAACGGCGACCACACCGCGAACTCGTTGCGGCTGGGCCTGGACGGCGCCATCTACGTGGCGGTGGGCGACTACGGATTCCTGCGCGCGACGGGCACCGATGGCAGGCAGATCTACCTTCACCGCGGCGGGGTCATTCGCGTCCGCCCGGACGGGACGGAGCTCGAGATCGTCGCCCGCGGGACCCGCAACATCTTCGATCTAGCGCTGGATTCCCACCTGCGGATCTTCACCCGCGACAACAACAACAACGGGCAGGGCTGGAATTCGGTCTTCCACTACCTGCCGGTGGGTGCCGACGCGGGCTATCCCTCTCTCTTCCGCAACTTTCGGGAGGAGATCCACCCGGTGCTGGCCGACTACGGCGCCGGGGCGGCCACGACCACGCTCTGGCTGGACGAGCCGTCGTATCCCGCACCACTGTCGCGAGGGCTCCTGTCCGCCGACTGGGCCCTCAACCGGATCTTCCACCACCAGGTGACTCCGGTGGGTGGGACGTTCCGGATCACCCAGGAGGAGGTGATGACCGTTCCGCGGCCGGTGGACGCGGAGGTGGGGCCGAACGGCTTCCTGTATGTCGCCAGCCTCTCAGGAGGATCCTACGACTATGCCGGCGAGCACGTGGGGTACGTAGTGCGGCTGCGTCCTTTGAGCACGCCCGCGCCACACCCTTCGCTGGACGATGCGGACGAGGCCACCCTGGTGAACGCCTTGCTGGCTCCCTCCCAATCCCGGCGGCTGCAAGCCCAGCGAGCGATCCTCGACCGCGGCGCGACCGCGGGATTGCGGCGGCGCCTGGAAGCGGCGGTCTCCGAACGCGATGCGCCGGTTGCGGGCCGCATCGCGGCGCTCTTCACGCTGAAGCAACTGACAGGACCCGCGTCGCATGCGACCCTGCTGCGCGCGGCCGAAGATCCTGCGTTGCGGGAGGCAGCCCTGCGTGCGCTGGTGGACCGACAGAGTGAGCTCGGGGGCGTGCCCCCATCGCTCTATCTCGAGGCGTTGAGTGATTCCTCTGCGGCCGTTCGCCTCCAGGCGATCCGCGGCCTCTCCCGCCTGGTGCCACCCGAGGCCGCGGGCGCGCTGATGCGCGCGGCCGTCGACCCTGACCCGACCGTCGCGCACGTCGCCCGCAACGAGCTCGCGGCGCTGGGTCCCGCTGCCGTCCCTGCGGCGCTCAACGCTCTCGATAGCGGAGATCCCTCGGCGCGATCGGCAGCGCTGCAGGTGCTCTCGCGGCTGCATGCGCCTTCAGTCGTAACCGAGCTCGCCCGGCGGTGCGATGGGGTGGATGCAGAGGCCCGAGTCGAGATCCTCGGCGGTCTCGCGCGGCTCTATCATCGCGAGGGATTCTGGGACGGAGCGTGGTGGGGAAATCAGCCGAGCACGGAAGGGCCCTACTTCGCACCCGTGGAGTGGTCGGAGAGCCCGCGCATCCGGACGCGCTTGTTGGAGGGGATCCTGGAGGCGGAGGAGGAAGTCCGCACCTCTCTGCTCGAGCGCTTTGAGCGCGAAGGCGTACTCCCGAGGGAATCCTCGACTTTGCTCCAGGTCGCCGCACAGGCGAATCGCAAGCAGTACGCCGAGCTGGCGGAGCTCCTCCTGGGCGGCCGGGAGTTGGCTCCCGTGGCGCTGAAGCGGCTGGCTCAGCTCAGCTCCGCGCAGCCGGCCCTGCGCGAGGCGGCTGTGCGCGTCGTTACCGCCCTCCCCTCGCCACCCTTGGAGGCGGCCCCGCTCCTGGCCGAGGCCGCCGCCGCTAACTCGCTACCGGCTGCACTACGCGCCCGTGCGCTCACGGCCGTCACCCGTACCACACCGGCGGATCACGACCGCGTAACCGTCGCCTTCGCCGCAGTAATACCCTCCCTCCCCGATCACCCCGAGCTGCTCCAGGCCTGGCGGCGCTACGTGGGCGATCGTCAGCGGGCCGAAGAGCTCGATCATTTCCTCGCTCTCGCTGCCGGCGGGGATGAGAACATCCGCACGCTCGGTTTTGCGGTGCTCGTGCAGGTAGCCGCCCTTCCCCGAGTCGATGAGAGGATCAGAGACCGCGCCCGGGACGCTATCGCGGCAGGGTGGAAGGATGCCGAGGCCGCCGCCGCGCTGCAGCGGGCCATCCGGCTCATGGAGGCAGAGGATCGCTACCCGGAGCAGCTCGGAGGAGGTTGA
- a CDS encoding FadR/GntR family transcriptional regulator — MSRSRRAAATRATGRSGRWTSASAPRQSLPDELAQRIRRSILRGEYREGDRLPAIMAMARHFGVGHPTLREALKKLEAMGLVEIRHGSGVYVRRAEDALLLASRAYGGPLQKKLLLDLIEARLPIEVQAARCAATSATEAHLARMRSLLAKAADSFGDPRALSATNMAFHQEIARASGNIVLAQLLYVLRQHFQREQRSILNIYGSPQSDYEEHLGILDALEHRDEELAVSRMQAHLEGVREVINRWDPEAVPVG; from the coding sequence GTGAGCCGTTCGCGGAGGGCGGCAGCAACGCGAGCGACGGGGCGAAGCGGGCGATGGACTTCCGCCAGCGCTCCGCGGCAGTCGCTCCCGGATGAGCTGGCGCAGCGGATCCGCAGGTCCATCCTGAGGGGAGAGTACCGGGAGGGCGATCGCCTTCCCGCCATCATGGCGATGGCCCGCCATTTTGGAGTGGGTCATCCCACCCTCCGCGAGGCGCTGAAGAAGCTGGAAGCGATGGGTCTGGTGGAGATCCGCCACGGCTCCGGCGTGTACGTGAGGCGCGCCGAGGATGCCCTGCTGCTGGCGAGCAGGGCGTACGGGGGGCCGTTGCAGAAGAAGCTCCTGCTCGACCTCATCGAGGCCCGCCTCCCGATCGAGGTACAGGCGGCAAGGTGTGCCGCAACATCTGCCACCGAGGCGCACCTCGCCAGAATGCGCTCGCTGCTCGCGAAGGCGGCCGACAGCTTTGGCGACCCGAGAGCTCTGAGCGCCACCAACATGGCGTTCCACCAGGAGATCGCCCGAGCCTCCGGGAACATCGTGCTCGCGCAGCTGCTGTACGTGCTGCGCCAGCACTTCCAGCGGGAACAGCGCTCGATCCTGAACATCTACGGCTCACCGCAGAGCGACTACGAGGAGCACCTCGGGATCCTCGACGCGCTGGAGCATCGGGACGAGGAGCTCGCGGTTAGCCGCATGCAGGCGCACCTCGAGGGGGTTCGCGAGGTGATCAACCGCTGGGACCCGGAGGCTGTGCCGGTAGGGTAA
- a CDS encoding cupin domain-containing protein produces MKRRNRIAIFLALGVGGVLAASELPAYWKPELMGTRIVRAADLRTIDSQEGSMQVYFQAPTSTLLSLGLRRVTMEPGLNPYPARPHSQPVEMLLVVEKGVLEVQLKEDDPATERLEAGAALFLAPNQWHAIKNGGTEPVTFLEMMWTSPGMNGEPDYPENAVNWGRPRRQ; encoded by the coding sequence ATGAAGCGACGGAACCGTATCGCGATTTTCCTGGCACTCGGTGTGGGTGGGGTCCTGGCCGCATCCGAACTGCCCGCCTACTGGAAGCCCGAGCTGATGGGGACCCGCATCGTGCGCGCGGCGGATCTGCGCACGATCGATAGCCAGGAAGGGAGCATGCAGGTCTACTTCCAGGCGCCGACCTCCACTCTGCTCAGTCTGGGCCTCCGGCGGGTGACGATGGAGCCCGGGCTGAATCCGTATCCCGCACGGCCGCATTCCCAGCCGGTCGAGATGCTGCTGGTGGTGGAGAAGGGTGTGCTGGAGGTGCAGCTGAAGGAGGACGATCCCGCCACCGAGCGCCTGGAGGCGGGCGCCGCTCTCTTCCTGGCGCCGAACCAATGGCATGCAATCAAGAACGGCGGGACCGAGCCGGTCACCTTCCTGGAGATGATGTGGACCTCTCCGGGAATGAACGGTGAGCCGGATTATCCCGAAAACGCCGTGAACTGGGGGCGACCGAGACGCCAGTGA
- a CDS encoding enolase C-terminal domain-like protein: MSRLSLGAFGAALGLGGNAWRDLAPVRIASIELFPITYPMVGRFKFFEGPEGTPTGRSSVVVKLTTENGVVGWGQSVPIPKWSYETRETVTSTLRNYIAPELIGHNVFDIAGAHRIMEMNIAPSFSTGQPMAKAGIDLALHDAVGKLMNEPIATLWGRPTGGKIVMSWTANPVSLDDLDPLLDDGISRGYRHVNIKVGPDPKFDVELARRVKERLPDGFLWADANGGYDTTTALLAAPKLADVGVDILEQPLPSNRLAGYRDLRRQGALPILMDEGLTSPSTLMEMIRLDLLDGIAMKPARCGGLFPAKRQYEIAQDAGLMIVGSGLTDPDVSLAGTLALYGAFEYKLPAALNGPQFMDVSILRTPLEPAADGTIAVPTGPGLGAEVDEEKLRSMVVEGEAS, translated from the coding sequence GTGAGCCGCTTATCGCTGGGGGCCTTCGGCGCGGCGCTGGGGCTGGGGGGCAATGCCTGGCGGGATCTCGCGCCGGTACGGATCGCCTCGATCGAGCTCTTTCCGATCACCTACCCGATGGTCGGCCGGTTCAAGTTCTTCGAGGGACCGGAAGGGACGCCCACGGGCCGATCGTCGGTCGTGGTCAAGCTGACCACGGAGAACGGGGTCGTGGGGTGGGGGCAGAGCGTGCCGATCCCCAAGTGGAGCTATGAGACGCGGGAGACGGTCACGAGCACGCTGCGCAACTACATCGCGCCCGAGCTCATCGGCCACAACGTCTTCGACATTGCGGGGGCGCACCGCATCATGGAGATGAACATCGCGCCCTCGTTCTCCACCGGTCAGCCGATGGCCAAGGCGGGGATCGACCTGGCGCTCCACGATGCGGTGGGCAAGCTGATGAACGAGCCGATCGCGACGCTGTGGGGACGCCCCACCGGTGGAAAGATCGTGATGAGCTGGACCGCCAACCCGGTCAGCCTCGACGATCTCGATCCCCTGCTCGACGACGGCATCTCGCGCGGCTACCGCCACGTCAACATCAAGGTCGGCCCGGACCCGAAGTTCGACGTGGAGCTGGCGAGGCGGGTAAAGGAGCGGCTCCCGGACGGATTCCTCTGGGCGGACGCGAATGGCGGCTACGACACCACCACCGCCCTACTGGCGGCCCCGAAACTAGCGGACGTGGGGGTGGACATCCTGGAGCAGCCCCTGCCCTCGAACCGGCTGGCCGGTTACCGCGATCTTCGCCGCCAAGGAGCGCTCCCGATCCTCATGGACGAGGGGCTCACCTCCCCGTCGACGCTGATGGAGATGATCCGGCTCGATCTGCTGGACGGAATCGCCATGAAGCCCGCCCGCTGTGGCGGTCTCTTCCCGGCCAAGCGGCAGTACGAGATCGCGCAGGACGCCGGGTTGATGATCGTCGGTAGCGGCCTGACCGACCCGGACGTTTCGCTGGCCGGTACGCTGGCTCTCTACGGAGCTTTCGAGTACAAGCTCCCGGCCGCCCTCAACGGTCCTCAGTTCATGGACGTCAGCATCCTGCGCACTCCCCTCGAGCCCGCCGCCGACGGAACGATTGCTGTCCCCACCGGCCCTGGTCTCGGGGCGGAGGTTGATGAGGAGAAGCTGCGGTCCATGGTGGTGGAGGGTGAAGCCTCATAG
- a CDS encoding alpha-glucuronidase family glycosyl hydrolase — protein sequence MPLRIATRKIIVLCGALALWPQTLRAENGYDLWLRYVPVSNAERLSEYRERFAELVVDTSNPTLAVAHAELVRAFSGMIDRELPLAGSPSGGGALIVGTPGTSPFIASQPWGEDLRAVGDEGYLLRTLDVRGQGPMTVVAANTPVGALYGTFHLLRLLQTQQPVSRLDISSAPRVRYRMLNHWDNLDRTVERGYAGFSLWDWHKLPDYLSPRYTDYARANASIGINATVLTNVNANAQVLTPMYLDKVAALADVFRPYGIRVFLTARFSAPIEIGGLETADPLDPAVQAWWKAKAEEIYALIPDFGGFLVKANSEGQPGPQDYGRSHAEGANMLANAVAPYGGVVIWRAFVYSNEVPTDRIRQAYDEFKPLDGEFRDNVFVQVKNGPLDFQPREPFHPLFGAMPETPLMMEFQITKEYTGQATHLVYLGALFEEVLKADTYAEGEGSTVARVIDGSLHDYPMTGMAGVANIGTDFNWCGSHFNQANWYAFGRLAWDPYASSREIAEDWVRMTFSNDPSFVAPVVQMMMESREAVVNYMTPLGLVHIMGRSHHYGPAPWVRGGRPDWTSVYYHRADTLGLGFDRTASGSNAVEQYFPEVRDRFANRETVPDEYLLWFHRVRWDERLRSGRTLWEELCYRYNLGVEQVRGMQRLWDSMQGKVDEQRFADVRAFLAIQEKEARWWRDAVLLYFQQFSRMPIPEEYERPEHTLQYYMGLEFPYAPGI from the coding sequence ATGCCTCTCCGCATCGCTACCCGGAAGATCATTGTGCTCTGCGGAGCGCTGGCCCTCTGGCCGCAGACGCTTCGCGCCGAGAACGGCTACGACCTCTGGCTGCGCTACGTCCCCGTCAGCAACGCCGAGCGGTTGAGCGAGTACCGCGAGAGGTTCGCGGAGCTGGTGGTGGATACGTCGAACCCGACGCTGGCGGTCGCGCACGCCGAGCTGGTGCGGGCCTTCAGCGGGATGATCGACCGGGAGCTGCCCCTCGCGGGTTCACCCTCCGGAGGTGGCGCGCTCATTGTCGGGACGCCCGGAACGTCGCCCTTCATCGCGTCGCAGCCATGGGGCGAGGACCTGCGCGCAGTGGGAGACGAGGGATACCTGCTCCGCACGCTGGACGTGCGCGGCCAGGGACCGATGACGGTGGTGGCGGCAAATACGCCGGTGGGCGCGCTCTACGGCACTTTTCACCTGCTCCGCCTGCTGCAGACGCAGCAGCCGGTATCACGGCTCGACATCAGCAGCGCACCGCGCGTGCGGTATCGGATGCTGAATCACTGGGACAACCTGGACCGCACGGTCGAGCGCGGCTACGCGGGCTTCTCCCTCTGGGACTGGCACAAGCTCCCCGACTATCTCTCTCCACGCTACACGGACTACGCCCGGGCGAATGCCTCGATCGGGATCAACGCGACGGTGCTGACGAACGTCAACGCCAATGCCCAGGTGCTCACCCCCATGTACCTGGATAAGGTTGCGGCGCTGGCGGACGTCTTCCGGCCTTACGGGATACGCGTCTTCCTCACGGCTCGCTTCAGCGCGCCCATCGAGATCGGTGGGCTGGAGACCGCCGACCCCCTCGATCCGGCCGTCCAGGCCTGGTGGAAGGCGAAGGCGGAGGAGATCTACGCGCTCATTCCGGACTTCGGCGGGTTCCTCGTCAAGGCGAACTCAGAGGGCCAGCCCGGGCCGCAGGACTACGGCCGCAGCCATGCGGAAGGAGCGAACATGCTTGCGAACGCCGTCGCTCCGTACGGCGGCGTGGTGATCTGGCGCGCCTTCGTCTACAGCAACGAGGTGCCAACGGATCGGATCCGTCAGGCGTATGATGAGTTCAAGCCGCTCGACGGGGAATTCCGCGACAACGTCTTCGTGCAGGTGAAGAACGGCCCGCTCGACTTCCAGCCGCGCGAGCCGTTTCACCCCCTCTTCGGCGCGATGCCGGAGACGCCGCTGATGATGGAGTTCCAGATCACGAAAGAGTACACCGGGCAGGCGACACACCTGGTGTACCTGGGTGCTCTCTTCGAGGAAGTTCTGAAGGCGGATACCTACGCCGAGGGCGAGGGGTCCACCGTTGCCCGGGTGATCGACGGTAGCCTCCACGATTATCCGATGACGGGGATGGCGGGGGTGGCGAACATCGGCACCGACTTCAACTGGTGCGGGTCGCACTTCAACCAGGCCAACTGGTACGCGTTCGGGCGGCTCGCCTGGGATCCGTACGCCTCGTCCCGGGAGATCGCCGAAGACTGGGTGCGCATGACCTTCAGCAACGACCCCTCCTTCGTCGCGCCCGTCGTGCAGATGATGATGGAGTCAAGGGAGGCGGTGGTGAACTACATGACGCCCCTCGGGCTTGTGCACATCATGGGGCGGAGCCACCACTACGGCCCTGCGCCTTGGGTGAGGGGCGGCCGACCAGACTGGACGTCGGTCTACTATCACCGGGCGGATACTCTGGGCCTCGGCTTCGATCGAACGGCCAGCGGCAGCAACGCGGTGGAGCAGTACTTTCCCGAGGTCCGGGACCGCTTCGCCAACCGCGAGACGGTCCCCGACGAGTACCTGCTCTGGTTCCATCGCGTGCGGTGGGACGAGCGGCTGCGGAGCGGGCGCACCCTCTGGGAAGAGCTCTGCTACCGCTACAACCTGGGCGTGGAGCAGGTTCGTGGGATGCAGCGCCTGTGGGACTCGATGCAGGGGAAGGTGGACGAGCAACGCTTCGCCGACGTGAGAGCGTTCCTCGCGATCCAGGAAAAGGAGGCGCGCTGGTGGCGCGACGCGGTGCTGCTGTACTTTCAGCAGTTCTCGCGGATGCCAATTCCGGAGGAGTACGAGCGGCCGGAGCATACGCTGCAGTACTATATGGGGTTGGAGTTTCCGTATGCTCCGGGAATTTGA